A single region of the Bifidobacterium asteroides DSM 20089 genome encodes:
- a CDS encoding NUDIX hydrolase codes for MSRTVEAAGAILYRWRTSFQGWMKFSDDGRAAPGASPRSDLDQLELCLVHRPKYDDWSWPKGKLENRETHMRAAVREVGEETGCLVRLGPYLGDAEYPLNNEGRSRGGKGGRLKHICYWMATPTDSEHAAGQSALLGPIHRPDSREIDQIRWVGASEARKLLTHPSDRTILDAFVDRVEQGGIRARQLIIVRHGKAVARKEWTGKDANRPLTPRGAGTSYALARELACFAPDNLLSSPWIRCVQTLRPYADEVGLPIEMVTCLTESSYHRRPDQAHTWLDGQMADLLTGNRTIMICMHRPVLGGVFEKLRGLCSSGSLSKRLPDDSPFMPTGNAVVLSLTGDPNHPTIIDIQKVTPIVY; via the coding sequence ATGAGCAGGACGGTCGAGGCAGCCGGAGCCATCCTCTACCGGTGGCGCACAAGCTTCCAGGGATGGATGAAATTCAGCGACGACGGCCGAGCAGCCCCAGGAGCCAGCCCACGCTCCGACCTCGATCAGCTGGAGCTCTGCCTGGTCCATCGTCCCAAGTACGACGACTGGAGCTGGCCCAAGGGCAAGCTGGAGAATCGTGAGACCCACATGCGGGCGGCCGTGCGCGAGGTGGGCGAGGAGACCGGCTGTCTTGTCCGGCTGGGGCCATACCTGGGAGATGCCGAATATCCGCTGAACAACGAGGGCAGGAGTCGGGGCGGCAAAGGTGGCAGGCTCAAACACATCTGCTACTGGATGGCCACGCCGACCGACTCGGAGCACGCCGCCGGTCAAAGTGCACTGCTGGGACCCATCCACCGGCCTGATTCCAGGGAAATCGACCAGATACGATGGGTTGGAGCCTCAGAAGCCCGCAAACTATTGACCCACCCCAGCGACAGAACCATACTGGACGCCTTCGTGGATCGGGTGGAGCAGGGAGGCATCCGGGCTCGTCAGTTGATCATCGTCCGCCACGGCAAGGCTGTGGCCCGGAAGGAGTGGACAGGCAAGGACGCGAATCGTCCCCTGACCCCCAGGGGTGCCGGCACCTCCTATGCCCTGGCTCGTGAGCTGGCCTGCTTCGCGCCCGACAACCTCCTGTCCTCCCCCTGGATCCGCTGTGTGCAGACATTGCGACCCTACGCCGACGAGGTAGGCCTGCCCATAGAGATGGTGACCTGTCTGACGGAGTCCTCCTACCACCGACGCCCAGACCAGGCCCACACCTGGCTGGACGGGCAGATGGCCGACCTGCTGACAGGTAACAGAACCATCATGATCTGCATGCATCGCCCTGTCCTGGGAGGAGTCTTCGAGAAGCTGCGCGGGCTATGCTCCAGCGGATCGCTGTCCAAACGGCTGCCCGATGACTCCCCCTTCATGCCCACCGGCAACGCCGTCGTCCTCAGTCTGACCGGCGACCCCAATCATCCGACCATCATCGACATACAGAAGGTGACTCCCATTGTCTACTGA
- the upp gene encoding uracil phosphoribosyltransferase, with the protein MELHVLEHPLIEHKLTVLRDKNTPSNTFRELISELVMLEAYEATRNLDIEDHPIETPVAPMVGKKLCSPRPMVVPILRAGLGMLDGMTRLLPTAEVGFLGLKRDENTLDIITYANRLPEDLSGRQCFLLDPMLATGGTLIAATKYLAERGAKDVTSINILAAPEGLNRLKEEMDPSINLKVVVCAVDQKLNEHAYIVPGLGDAGDRLYGVID; encoded by the coding sequence ATGGAACTTCACGTACTGGAACACCCGCTGATCGAGCACAAGCTGACCGTACTGCGGGACAAAAACACCCCTTCCAACACCTTCCGCGAGCTGATCAGCGAACTGGTCATGCTGGAGGCCTATGAGGCCACGCGCAATCTGGACATCGAAGACCACCCCATCGAGACCCCGGTCGCTCCCATGGTGGGCAAGAAGCTCTGCTCCCCACGCCCCATGGTGGTCCCCATTCTGCGCGCCGGACTGGGCATGCTTGACGGCATGACCCGGCTGCTGCCAACCGCCGAGGTCGGATTCCTTGGTCTCAAGCGCGACGAGAACACTCTGGACATCATCACCTACGCCAACCGCCTGCCGGAGGACCTCTCCGGGCGTCAGTGTTTCCTGCTGGATCCCATGCTGGCCACCGGCGGCACCCTGATCGCCGCCACCAAATACCTTGCCGAGCGCGGCGCCAAGGACGTGACCTCCATCAACATTCTGGCCGCTCCCGAGGGCCTGAACCGCCTCAAGGAGGAGATGGACCCCTCCATCAACCTCAAGGTGGTGGTCTGCGCAGTCGATCAGAAGCTGAACGAGCACGCCTACATCGTGCCTGGCCTGGGCGATGCCGGCGACCGCCTTTACGGCGTCATCGACTGA
- a CDS encoding ABC transporter permease, which translates to MEGKSLSLGGSITGTGASGPMGGGGSQTAGRTKARTPGLGSLVQSFLHEHRSSYTVMVLAVMAASVLTSAWAQVAIAARKGDGMPDTRAMNSYDRAMTLSLQDGAALISITYACICGFVSIFLVITSVGFLIERRRREYAMMRLSGASPRTVRFISLLEFMIPVGLAALLGSSAGCLLVPAFAKSLINSGLEALEMTAHPHPMGIIFAFAGILLAGLFGTWFAARRITAISPIEALQDSENRSGTKSIGPLRLIIALAGLAGGLAMVYHRFKGMDIEIQILASTGCLLVIIGALAPVLVPACANLIGIPFQLAFRGAGLLARQRARKENRSSTAVAVPIILMLVIVTGIIALVRSSWAQEAISRYKPVAAETMITAESNDPRDLDRQLRSTADVESAVTYSEGSWKTADKEDTGGNGEPSVMAMHVNKAGKSVNTISPIFIEGSAADLGPGKIAVIASGRAQEKNPIGRKLTLIDRYDKGHTLTITAVVDMTPTGQMGQYLMTDADLLQLAPDNSGSTTLARTAPEIRTDDLINKLNASWDRKGIKACTKKEYIRSEIQRSQEVQRAMPQMVNGAIVLTAIFLIQACAIAVNERRQENRRMQAAGVSRGTLVCSSIWESVIDALSATLLSALAMAGVLAVIFHQLSGQIDMSVVPLPYGYFLIMALWAIGLAVAASGLYSWFSSRADTTRR; encoded by the coding sequence ATGGAGGGCAAGTCCCTTTCCCTAGGTGGATCAATCACAGGAACCGGAGCCTCAGGACCGATGGGCGGGGGCGGCTCGCAAACCGCAGGTCGAACCAAGGCACGCACTCCTGGCCTGGGCTCCCTGGTGCAGTCCTTTCTGCATGAGCATCGGTCCTCCTACACGGTCATGGTTCTGGCAGTCATGGCCGCTTCAGTCCTTACCAGCGCCTGGGCCCAGGTAGCCATTGCCGCTCGGAAGGGCGACGGGATGCCAGATACACGCGCAATGAATTCCTACGACCGCGCTATGACCCTGTCCTTACAAGACGGCGCTGCACTGATATCCATAACGTACGCCTGCATATGCGGGTTCGTCTCCATCTTCCTGGTCATCACCTCCGTGGGGTTCCTAATCGAGCGCCGTCGTCGCGAGTATGCCATGATGCGGCTTTCCGGCGCCTCTCCCAGGACCGTGAGATTCATCTCTCTGCTGGAATTCATGATTCCGGTAGGTTTGGCCGCCCTCCTGGGCAGTTCGGCGGGATGCCTGCTGGTGCCCGCATTCGCCAAGTCCCTGATCAACTCAGGTCTTGAAGCACTGGAAATGACCGCGCATCCCCACCCCATGGGAATTATCTTCGCTTTCGCGGGGATACTCCTGGCAGGCCTCTTCGGAACCTGGTTCGCCGCCAGGAGGATTACCGCCATCTCTCCCATCGAGGCCCTGCAGGACTCCGAGAACAGATCAGGGACCAAGTCAATCGGCCCTCTTCGCCTGATAATCGCCCTGGCCGGCCTGGCTGGAGGACTGGCCATGGTCTATCACCGCTTCAAGGGCATGGACATTGAAATCCAGATCCTGGCCTCGACCGGCTGCCTGCTCGTCATCATCGGCGCCCTGGCTCCTGTCCTGGTTCCGGCCTGCGCCAACCTGATCGGCATCCCCTTCCAACTGGCCTTCCGAGGTGCCGGTCTTCTGGCACGGCAAAGGGCGCGGAAGGAAAACCGGAGCTCTACCGCCGTCGCAGTGCCGATCATACTGATGCTGGTCATCGTGACCGGAATAATAGCCCTAGTACGGTCCAGCTGGGCGCAAGAAGCCATAAGCCGGTATAAGCCGGTCGCTGCCGAAACCATGATCACTGCAGAGAGCAATGATCCAAGAGACCTGGATCGCCAGCTTCGGTCCACTGCAGACGTCGAATCCGCCGTCACCTATAGCGAGGGATCCTGGAAAACTGCAGACAAGGAAGATACCGGCGGCAATGGCGAACCCTCCGTCATGGCTATGCATGTCAACAAAGCAGGCAAGAGCGTCAATACCATTAGCCCAATCTTCATCGAGGGCTCCGCTGCGGATCTGGGGCCGGGCAAGATCGCCGTTATTGCCAGTGGCCGCGCTCAGGAGAAAAACCCCATCGGACGCAAGCTGACTCTGATCGACAGGTACGACAAAGGCCATACGCTGACCATCACCGCCGTAGTCGATATGACCCCGACAGGGCAGATGGGCCAATACCTGATGACGGATGCAGACCTGTTGCAGCTGGCGCCAGACAACAGCGGATCGACCACCCTGGCCAGGACCGCCCCTGAAATTCGCACAGACGATCTGATCAATAAGCTCAATGCTTCATGGGACAGGAAAGGCATCAAGGCCTGCACCAAGAAGGAGTACATTCGTTCCGAAATCCAAAGGTCCCAGGAGGTGCAGCGGGCCATGCCCCAGATGGTCAACGGGGCCATCGTCCTGACGGCCATCTTCCTGATTCAAGCATGCGCCATCGCAGTCAATGAGCGCCGCCAGGAGAACCGAAGGATGCAGGCTGCCGGTGTTTCACGTGGAACATTGGTCTGCTCCTCGATTTGGGAGTCAGTAATCGATGCTCTTTCGGCCACCCTGCTTTCAGCCCTGGCCATGGCGGGGGTGCTGGCCGTCATCTTCCATCAGTTGTCCGGCCAGATAGACATGAGCGTCGTGCCTCTCCCCTACGGCTACTTCCTGATCATGGCCCTCTGGGCCATAGGCCTGGCCGTTGCGGCCTCAGGCCTGTATAGCTGGTTCAGCTCTCGGGCAGATACGACTCGAAGATAA
- a CDS encoding glycerophosphodiester phosphodiesterase family protein: MMGSKVRLAGKVALGLGLGVLGTWCWALAPGLSVVAGRRKPVGLSLHPYAHRGLHDAGSGMETTSPNPGQTSYLHRIHDCLKVASGRPLGRHASAPVSPCRVVAPENSLAAFEAACRAGYGIELDVHLSRDGQVVVIHDGDLRRVAGVNRAVADLTYEQLQRIPLCPSPAQALESGEGIPGSADHDGGPETEGGDGGLNDPEVQHVPLLSEVLALVDGRVPLVVEIKMDRGLDRELMRRTDALLSRYQGPYVIESFNVLALAWYRVHHPGVTRGQLVAPYHGRVDSRSSALRWMAGSLLFNWLGRPDFVACEWHSGHSLPMRLYRFLGGTPIAWTVRSEHAQEEASPDFDGIIFESYLPES, encoded by the coding sequence ATGATGGGGTCCAAAGTACGATTGGCCGGCAAGGTCGCGCTGGGTCTGGGATTGGGGGTTTTGGGGACCTGGTGCTGGGCTCTGGCTCCTGGTCTTTCAGTAGTTGCTGGTCGGAGAAAGCCTGTCGGTCTGTCCTTGCATCCCTATGCCCACAGGGGTCTGCACGATGCTGGCTCTGGGATGGAGACGACCAGTCCCAATCCCGGCCAGACCTCCTACCTGCACCGTATTCATGACTGTCTGAAGGTTGCATCCGGCAGGCCCTTGGGCAGGCACGCCTCGGCTCCGGTCAGCCCCTGTCGGGTGGTGGCGCCCGAAAATTCGCTGGCTGCCTTCGAAGCGGCCTGCAGGGCCGGCTACGGGATCGAGTTGGACGTCCATCTCAGCCGGGACGGCCAGGTGGTGGTCATCCACGATGGAGACCTGCGGCGGGTGGCTGGCGTCAACCGGGCAGTGGCGGACCTGACCTATGAGCAGCTGCAGAGGATTCCCCTGTGCCCAAGCCCTGCCCAGGCTCTTGAGTCCGGGGAAGGAATTCCTGGCTCTGCCGACCACGATGGCGGTCCCGAAACGGAGGGCGGGGACGGGGGCCTCAACGATCCCGAGGTGCAGCATGTGCCTCTTCTGTCCGAGGTGCTCGCTCTGGTGGATGGCCGGGTGCCCTTGGTCGTCGAGATCAAGATGGACAGGGGCTTGGATCGGGAGCTCATGCGTCGGACCGATGCCCTCCTGTCCAGGTACCAGGGCCCCTATGTAATTGAGTCCTTCAACGTCCTGGCCCTTGCCTGGTATCGGGTTCACCACCCAGGCGTCACCAGGGGGCAACTGGTCGCCCCCTACCATGGCCGGGTAGATTCGCGCTCGTCAGCCCTGCGCTGGATGGCCGGGTCCCTCCTCTTCAACTGGCTGGGGCGGCCGGACTTCGTGGCCTGCGAGTGGCACAGCGGGCACTCACTGCCCATGCGTCTCTATCGGTTCCTAGGTGGAACGCCCATCGCCTGGACCGTCCGCTCCGAGCATGCGCAGGAGGAGGCCAGTCCGGACTTTGATGGGATTATCTTCGAGTCGTATCTGCCCGAGAGCTGA
- a CDS encoding aldo/keto reductase, translated as MQNDSSTSVPSVKLNNGVLMPMEGFGVYQIADLDECRRSVLDALETGYRAIDTAQAYGNEQAVGDALAQSGLDRNQVFLTTKVWITNYGYDKTKASVEESLKKLGTDHLDLVLLHQPFNDYYAAWHALEDLYDQGVLRAIGVSNFYADRYVDLVKFNRIVPAVNQLETHVFHQRPRERAYMDKYGTRIESWGPFAEGRQGMFTNPTLTEIGQAHGRTAAQVALRFLVQDGVIVIPKTTHRERMRENLDIWDFQLSDQEMDRLRAMDTGKSAFMNHESPETVEDFAG; from the coding sequence ATGCAGAATGATTCATCCACCTCCGTCCCGTCCGTCAAACTCAACAACGGCGTCCTCATGCCCATGGAGGGCTTCGGCGTCTACCAAATCGCCGACCTGGACGAATGCCGCCGCTCAGTCCTGGATGCCCTGGAGACCGGGTACCGGGCCATCGATACGGCCCAGGCCTATGGAAACGAGCAGGCCGTCGGAGATGCCCTGGCCCAGAGCGGCCTCGACCGCAACCAGGTCTTCCTGACCACCAAGGTCTGGATCACGAACTACGGGTACGACAAGACCAAGGCCTCGGTCGAGGAGTCCTTGAAGAAGCTGGGCACTGACCACCTGGACCTGGTCCTCCTCCACCAGCCCTTCAACGACTACTACGCAGCCTGGCACGCCCTTGAAGACCTCTATGACCAGGGGGTCCTGCGGGCCATCGGCGTCTCGAACTTCTATGCCGACCGCTATGTGGACCTGGTCAAGTTCAATAGAATCGTCCCGGCTGTCAACCAGCTGGAGACCCACGTCTTCCACCAGCGTCCCCGGGAGCGCGCCTACATGGATAAGTACGGCACCCGGATCGAATCCTGGGGACCCTTCGCCGAAGGCCGCCAGGGGATGTTCACCAACCCGACCCTGACCGAGATCGGGCAGGCGCACGGCCGGACCGCAGCCCAGGTGGCCCTGCGCTTCCTGGTTCAGGACGGGGTCATCGTCATCCCCAAGACCACCCACCGAGAGCGCATGCGCGAGAACCTCGATATCTGGGACTTCCAGCTCAGCGACCAGGAGATGGACCGGCTGCGGGCCATGGACACCGGCAAATCCGCCTTCATGAACCACGAATCACCTGAAACCGTGGAGGACTTCGCCGGCTGA
- a CDS encoding ABC1 kinase family protein, with protein sequence MDAMNGHDAPVQTIGLFGVGTGEQQGAAGRIRHRRGRARRLAEMIRIANRFDIIHGLTPVTMRRMFEALGPTFVKVGQILSMRSEILPEAFCRELSKLRADADPIPYSVVTGTLAAEYGRPLDQIFSSIDPVPLGSASLAQVHRARLVSGEDVAVKVQRPGIQETMAQDIDIMRSIVKWASRFIRSTQVIDIRGVVEELWETFQSEVDFQQEAENLAEFKDFCASYAYIDCPKPYPELCTRHVVVMEYIDGISLSRPAQLVAQGYDLKEIGTKLVDNYATQIMDRGFFHADPHPGNIIIRDGCIVLIDLGMVGRLDKVTKSALKDMIFAVGREDSPALAQGLLRFAGTGEARAEDYPYLLADLDAVVQRFGKLDLADLDIAEYVNAVMKLAARHGIKVPGSVTMVARCLVTLEGLLDEFLPEANIVQIITDHVVYSMGTGSILKEEARELGIQSDLALHGLLGALAESQTATKMLTRGQLRANVQLVGSEEPLQQLSDMVNRLTMALIVVGLYVGSSIVYFARIKPVVFGIPVVSMLGYVVAFILSVWIVLDILIKHRALKRRRRNGEA encoded by the coding sequence ATGGATGCCATGAACGGACATGATGCCCCGGTACAGACCATTGGCCTCTTCGGGGTCGGCACGGGAGAGCAGCAGGGGGCAGCGGGAAGGATTCGTCACAGGCGTGGCAGGGCTCGCCGACTGGCCGAGATGATCCGCATCGCCAACCGGTTCGACATCATCCACGGCCTGACCCCGGTCACCATGCGCCGCATGTTCGAGGCGCTCGGGCCCACTTTCGTCAAGGTGGGCCAGATTCTCTCCATGCGTTCGGAAATCCTGCCGGAGGCCTTCTGCCGTGAGCTCTCCAAGCTGCGCGCCGACGCGGATCCCATCCCTTATTCGGTGGTGACCGGAACCCTGGCCGCCGAGTATGGCCGTCCGCTCGACCAGATCTTCTCCTCCATAGACCCTGTTCCGCTGGGGTCGGCTTCCCTGGCACAGGTACACCGGGCCCGCCTGGTCAGCGGTGAGGACGTGGCCGTCAAGGTCCAGCGTCCAGGGATTCAAGAGACCATGGCCCAGGACATTGACATTATGCGCAGCATTGTCAAGTGGGCATCCCGGTTCATCCGCAGCACCCAGGTGATTGACATTCGCGGGGTGGTCGAGGAGCTCTGGGAGACCTTCCAATCCGAAGTCGATTTCCAGCAGGAGGCTGAGAATCTGGCGGAGTTCAAGGATTTCTGTGCCTCATACGCCTACATCGACTGCCCGAAGCCCTATCCCGAACTGTGCACCAGGCATGTGGTGGTGATGGAGTACATCGACGGGATATCCCTCTCACGGCCTGCCCAGCTGGTGGCCCAGGGCTATGACCTGAAGGAGATCGGCACCAAGCTGGTCGACAACTATGCCACCCAGATTATGGATCGGGGCTTCTTTCACGCCGATCCTCACCCCGGCAACATCATCATCCGCGATGGCTGCATAGTCCTGATCGACCTGGGGATGGTCGGTCGCCTGGACAAGGTGACCAAATCTGCCCTTAAGGACATGATTTTTGCAGTAGGCCGTGAGGATTCACCAGCCCTGGCCCAGGGGCTGCTCCGCTTCGCCGGCACGGGAGAGGCCCGGGCCGAGGATTACCCCTATCTCCTGGCCGACCTGGATGCGGTCGTCCAGCGGTTCGGCAAGCTGGACCTGGCCGATTTGGACATCGCCGAATACGTCAATGCCGTGATGAAGCTGGCCGCCCGGCATGGCATCAAGGTGCCGGGGTCGGTGACCATGGTGGCGCGGTGCCTGGTCACCCTTGAAGGACTCTTGGATGAGTTCCTGCCCGAGGCCAATATCGTGCAGATCATCACCGATCATGTCGTCTATAGCATGGGCACGGGATCCATCCTCAAGGAGGAGGCCCGGGAGCTTGGCATCCAGAGTGACCTGGCCCTGCATGGCCTTTTGGGCGCCCTGGCTGAGTCCCAGACCGCAACCAAGATGCTGACACGGGGGCAGCTTCGGGCCAATGTACAGCTGGTAGGCTCCGAGGAGCCCTTGCAGCAGCTGTCCGACATGGTCAACAGGCTGACCATGGCCCTGATCGTCGTCGGCCTCTATGTGGGCTCTTCAATCGTCTACTTCGCCCGCATCAAGCCGGTGGTCTTCGGTATCCCGGTGGTCAGCATGCTGGGCTATGTGGTGGCTTTCATTCTTTCGGTCTGGATAGTCCTGGACATCCTGATCAAGCACCGGGCCCTCAAGCGTCGGCGACGCAACGGCGAAGCCTAG
- a CDS encoding type 1 glutamine amidotransferase, with protein MPQTQDRAKVEALGDHPPLQILSLYHRDMNIYGDSGNILSVTRRAELYGFRPMVRYYDPGDAWPERIDMILGGGGQDHGQERIIDDLRGRGGLLRDLADQDVPMLMICGLYQLFGHYFETSDHERLEGVGILDVHTIAKSERMIGNLVEQAEDFGRVVGYENHSGLTYLGEGAHPLGMVTEEGRGNNGRDHTEGARWKKVIGTYMHGSLLPKNPAITDFLIEGAADRRYGQDTFAQMKTAMDEKSRSELERLDSLADQASRIAASRPR; from the coding sequence ATGCCGCAGACTCAGGATAGGGCCAAGGTCGAGGCCCTGGGAGACCATCCGCCGCTGCAAATCCTCTCCCTCTACCATCGTGACATGAACATCTATGGGGATTCGGGCAACATTCTCAGCGTGACCCGTAGGGCTGAGCTGTATGGGTTCCGCCCCATGGTCCGCTATTACGATCCTGGCGATGCCTGGCCGGAGCGGATTGATATGATTCTGGGCGGCGGCGGTCAGGACCATGGCCAGGAGCGCATTATCGACGACCTGCGTGGGCGGGGCGGGCTTCTGCGCGATCTGGCCGACCAGGATGTGCCGATGCTGATGATCTGCGGACTCTATCAGCTTTTCGGCCATTATTTTGAGACCTCAGATCATGAGCGCCTGGAGGGGGTCGGCATCCTTGACGTGCATACCATTGCCAAGTCCGAGCGGATGATTGGCAACCTGGTGGAGCAGGCAGAGGACTTCGGCAGGGTGGTCGGGTATGAGAACCACTCTGGTCTGACCTACCTGGGGGAGGGGGCCCATCCACTGGGCATGGTGACCGAGGAAGGCCGCGGCAACAACGGCAGGGACCACACCGAGGGTGCCCGATGGAAGAAGGTCATCGGCACCTACATGCATGGGTCGCTGCTGCCGAAGAACCCGGCCATTACGGATTTCCTCATCGAGGGTGCAGCCGACAGACGGTACGGCCAGGACACCTTCGCCCAGATGAAGACTGCCATGGACGAGAAGAGCCGGAGCGAACTGGAGCGTCTGGATTCCCTGGCTGATCAGGCCAGCCGTATCGCTGCCTCCAGGCCCAGATGA
- a CDS encoding MurT ligase domain-containing protein encodes MMRSTTSKAQPADQPDRPRRPWRSLLALLVGKAVRLVSRLSHHGGSALPGKVVERIDPGFLARTLSGLPRGVVLVSGTNGKTTTTRMVASMLESLGLKVFTNPTGSNFTRGVVSALVSTLGLSGRLHADIAVLELDEAYAVHFVRQFKPRYALLLNVMRDQLDRFGEIDTTARLLGQVAQATTGTVVLNREDPRVASLAAQTPAQTGVAYFGLSDDLLRYFPTDDDMHASDRDADGARADSAPRPVRHGHRLPAEVTLERFMDHRAAFRLDGRILETDLRLEGVYNLYNAAAALELVRVVLEDREPDDAALMDALSKVTPAFGRGEVITYQGAPVELVLVKNPMGFRLALSSFDPSGQDTMIAIRDEYADGRDMSWLWDVDFTSLRDTGVAMVSGTRAYDMALRLAYDQVPTDAIETDLDRALTAFLEVHRGRPKRIYCTYTSMLRLRSALGRITSVDDAGVGA; translated from the coding sequence ATCATGAGGTCCACGACTTCCAAGGCGCAGCCTGCCGATCAGCCTGATCGTCCCCGTCGACCTTGGCGTTCGCTCCTGGCACTTCTGGTCGGCAAGGCGGTGCGCCTCGTTTCACGGCTATCCCATCATGGCGGTTCGGCCCTGCCTGGCAAGGTGGTGGAGCGGATCGACCCGGGCTTCCTGGCCAGGACCCTGTCGGGGCTGCCCCGTGGTGTGGTTTTGGTCTCGGGGACCAATGGCAAGACCACCACCACCAGGATGGTGGCCTCCATGTTGGAGTCCCTGGGCCTCAAGGTCTTCACCAATCCGACCGGGTCCAACTTCACCCGGGGCGTGGTCTCGGCCTTGGTCTCTACACTGGGGCTCTCCGGGCGTCTGCATGCCGACATTGCCGTGCTGGAGCTGGACGAGGCCTATGCGGTCCACTTTGTGCGACAGTTCAAGCCCCGCTATGCCCTCCTGCTCAATGTTATGCGTGATCAGCTGGACCGGTTTGGGGAAATCGACACTACAGCCCGGCTGCTGGGTCAGGTGGCCCAGGCCACCACGGGCACGGTGGTCCTCAACCGGGAGGATCCGCGCGTCGCAAGCCTGGCCGCCCAGACGCCGGCCCAGACCGGTGTGGCCTACTTTGGTCTGTCGGACGATCTGCTGAGGTATTTCCCCACCGATGACGATATGCATGCCTCGGATCGGGATGCTGATGGCGCCCGTGCGGACAGCGCTCCCCGTCCGGTCCGCCATGGTCACCGGCTGCCAGCCGAGGTGACCCTGGAACGGTTCATGGATCACAGGGCTGCCTTTCGCCTGGACGGACGGATCCTGGAGACCGACCTGCGTCTTGAAGGTGTCTATAACCTCTACAATGCGGCCGCTGCCCTGGAGCTGGTGAGAGTCGTTCTGGAGGACAGGGAGCCTGATGATGCAGCGCTCATGGATGCCCTGTCCAAGGTGACGCCCGCCTTCGGCCGCGGAGAGGTCATCACCTACCAGGGCGCGCCGGTTGAGCTGGTCCTTGTCAAGAACCCCATGGGCTTCCGACTGGCCCTGTCCTCCTTCGACCCCTCCGGCCAGGACACCATGATCGCCATCCGGGACGAGTATGCGGACGGGCGTGACATGAGCTGGCTCTGGGATGTGGACTTCACCTCGCTCAGGGATACCGGCGTGGCCATGGTTTCCGGCACCCGGGCCTATGACATGGCCCTGCGTCTGGCCTATGACCAGGTGCCCACGGATGCGATTGAGACCGACCTGGATCGGGCGCTGACGGCCTTCCTTGAGGTGCACCGAGGGCGGCCCAAGCGAATCTACTGCACTTACACCTCCATGCTCCGGCTTCGATCAGCCCTCGGCAGGATCACTAGCGTTGACGATGCCGGGGTGGGCGCATGA